In Spirochaetales bacterium, the genomic stretch AGAAAAATGGAACGCACCAACTCTTCTTCTTTCAATATCCCGGCCGCCTTGAGAATTCTTTGATCGGTACCCTCGGGGAAAACGATTGTTTTTGGTGATTGTTTTACCTTTGCTTTAATCGATGTAATGAATTCCATTTATCTTTCTCCGGCATTTATTTGCTATTCAATTGTATCTTGTTCAGAAATCGACACTATATTCAATCTACAAAATATTCCTTCCGCCGTGCTTCGGTCGACAGTGAGTGCGGAGAACCGTCGCGTCACATACACAATATACAGATCCCCGTTGCGTAAGTCCCCAGGCAATGTCCCGATTCACCACAATATGAACCGTTGCTCCCATTCTCTCATTCGTGAGACGGATTGTCTCCGATCTTCTTTATCGCTTCCGCGACGATTTTCTTGACTTCATTGCCGTATTCCGATCCTGCCGCAGATTCCGAATATAATTTCCCCAGGAGAGATACCCTGTAATAAGGTTTTGTCTTATTCAGGGCATAAGCCGCCATATCAAGAATACAATCCTGACATTTGCATATCTTTTCTTTCTCCTTGAGTTGTTTCTCGAGTTCATCCTGAACCAGGCGTTCCGCGGCATTGACCAGCAATTCGAAATTATAATCTTCCCGTATTCCCATAGTTCCCTTCCTCTTTTCTTTACTCTTTTTCCTTCTTTCTATCTATTATCGTATATCATGCGATAAATTTTCAAATTTTGTATACTTCGGAATGAAGACGAGTTTTATCGTTCCGACCGGACCGTTTCTCTGTTTCGCGATATCGATATCGGTTTGAACACCGTCCGCTTCGGCACTCTCGTCGCCCTTTCGCTCTCTATGTAGAAAAATCACGACATCGGCGTCCTGTTCGATCGAACCGGACTCCCTTATATCGGCAAGGGTCGGTTTTTTCCCCTCCGTTTCCCTGCGTACCTGGGAAAGGGCGAC encodes the following:
- a CDS encoding late competence development ComFB family protein, whose amino-acid sequence is MGIREDYNFELLVNAAERLVQDELEKQLKEKEKICKCQDCILDMAAYALNKTKPYYRVSLLGKLYSESAAGSEYGNEVKKIVAEAIKKIGDNPSHE